A genomic stretch from Nocardia wallacei includes:
- a CDS encoding NAD-glutamate dehydrogenase, which yields MVATTQQTVSWKRFRDNPTDLEAIYFRWIQPGAATPAISDRAQQIYRQHLELAALRPPGRILARVYRSGDGFGPAIQIVNDDMPLLVDSVTSALRRLGAPVTEVVHPVFDVLRDSRGRLRALAPAEGDGTAVAGRGGHAVRESWMHVQLGAEVEDELIERIESTLLRLLETIRQVDDDSQAMVRTMLGLANRLDHASEWLPGDEVTDCARLLRWLADGHFTLLGYGYYQLSGSTPQPGFAEPDKVPGTALGVLRGESGAQIAVPAFDGDSSVLRLANGSADAVMPGSPDIYFVSVGDYGDPDPRAQQGGQRPDRPKGAHVFVGMFTVAGSHENILDIPVISRRVHQVIEWAGFGLNSFSGQALLEMLQTFPRVELFSTDARRLFETVSAVMNLGLRRQVRLFIRRDGRSGAVYCLVYMPRDRYGTEVRLRMADVLRAEFDAEQLAYSARATESELAVVYFTVHRRPGAEPADISESNRERIQELLFATTLTWSDRLVAEAAGVPTVPAALVRRYAEAFPPGYQQEYEPSRALADLQRLEGLADGDIDTNLYRRAGAADDQWRFTLYVTGAEVSLSRILPLLHSLGVEVVEERPYGLDLPGGARRWIYDFGLRIPVTALRGASVPAAPGAPTVSEDDLRRRFADAVAAMWFGRTEIDGLNELVLRAGLGWREVSMLRAYAKYLQQVGFAYTFGNITRVLLTQPTTARSFAELFEAYFDPEGVGPVASARAAAAAERLQGEIDAVVSLDTDRILRAILGLITATLRTNYYRTDDSGNLTEYLSFKFDPHSITELPRPKPQFEIFVYSPRVEGVHLRFGPVARGGLRWSDRLEDFRTEILGLVKAQAVKNAVIVPVGAKGGFVVKHPPAATGDAAVDRQALQAEGVACYRTFISGLLDVTDNVDHNTGEVLPPARVVRRDSDDTYLVVAADKGTATFSDIANDVAKSYGFWLGDAFASGGSAGYDHKAMGITAKGAWESVKRHFAEMDIDTQSQEFTVVGVGDMSGDVFGNGMLLSEHIRLVAAFDHRHIFLDPDPDAARSFAERRRLFELPRSSWRDYDASVISEGGGVYDRGAKAVPVSPQVRAALGLNPGVTTLSPPELIKAILLAPVDLLWNGGIGTYIKAAGETNADVGDKSNDSVRVDANQLQVKVIGEGGNLGATALGRVEFCRNGGRMNTDALDNSAGVDCSDHEVNIKVLIDSLVSAGELPAEERNALLASMTDEVSELVLRDNISQNFRMGLSRAHAAPMLEVHRRMIAELENRRGVDRTLEALPSDAEIDRRAAAGTGLTSPELANLLAHVKLSLKDDLLAGNLLDQSAFETLLPTYFPAPVRERFGAAIKRHPLRRQILATMVVNDMVDLGGTSYAFRLAEEIGATTEDAVRAYTAAVEIFDLRSLWQRIRTAALPTSVRDELELETKRTLDRASRWLLINRPQPLAIGAGIARYRDGVRALADAVPARRPGPVADDVLRRSQGAIDRGAPRELAEEVYLLIHRFTLLDVLDIADICGRDAAEVAALYYTLDKHFEIQRLLTAVARLDRGDRWRTLARLAVRDDLYDSLRALTVDVLTTTEPLESTEEKIAYWESTNRSRLVRARAALAEIDATGSYDLATLSVAARQVRSMVSSGEPVTAAKPAADQA from the coding sequence CCGGTCTTCGACGTGCTGCGCGACAGCCGCGGACGGTTGCGCGCGCTCGCGCCCGCCGAGGGCGACGGCACCGCCGTGGCGGGCCGGGGCGGGCACGCCGTGCGGGAGTCCTGGATGCACGTGCAGCTCGGCGCCGAGGTCGAAGACGAGCTGATCGAGCGGATCGAGTCCACGCTGCTCCGGCTGCTCGAGACCATCCGGCAGGTGGACGACGACTCCCAGGCGATGGTGCGCACCATGCTGGGCCTGGCCAACCGCCTCGACCACGCCTCGGAGTGGCTGCCCGGCGACGAGGTCACCGACTGCGCTCGGCTGCTGCGCTGGCTCGCCGACGGTCATTTCACCCTGCTGGGGTACGGCTACTACCAGCTGTCCGGCTCGACGCCGCAGCCGGGATTCGCGGAGCCGGACAAGGTTCCGGGCACCGCGCTCGGCGTGCTGCGCGGCGAGTCGGGCGCGCAGATCGCCGTGCCGGCCTTCGACGGCGACAGCTCGGTGCTGCGGCTGGCGAACGGGTCGGCGGACGCGGTGATGCCGGGCTCGCCGGACATCTACTTCGTCAGCGTCGGCGACTACGGCGACCCGGACCCGCGCGCTCAGCAGGGCGGGCAGCGCCCGGACCGGCCGAAGGGCGCGCACGTCTTCGTCGGCATGTTCACCGTGGCCGGTTCGCACGAGAACATTCTCGACATCCCGGTCATCTCGCGGCGGGTGCACCAGGTGATCGAGTGGGCCGGGTTCGGCCTGAACTCGTTCTCGGGTCAGGCGCTGCTGGAGATGCTGCAGACCTTCCCGCGTGTGGAGCTGTTCTCCACCGACGCCCGGCGCCTGTTCGAAACCGTCTCCGCGGTCATGAATCTGGGCCTGCGCCGCCAGGTGCGACTGTTCATCCGGCGCGACGGGCGCAGCGGCGCGGTCTACTGCCTGGTCTACATGCCCCGCGACCGGTACGGCACCGAGGTCCGGTTGCGGATGGCCGACGTGCTGCGCGCCGAGTTCGACGCCGAGCAGCTCGCGTACTCCGCGCGGGCCACCGAATCGGAGTTGGCGGTCGTGTATTTCACGGTGCACCGCCGGCCCGGCGCGGAGCCCGCCGACATCTCCGAGTCGAACCGCGAGCGCATTCAGGAACTGCTGTTCGCCACCACCCTGACCTGGTCGGACCGGTTGGTGGCGGAGGCGGCCGGGGTGCCGACGGTTCCCGCCGCACTGGTCCGCCGGTACGCCGAGGCGTTCCCGCCCGGCTACCAGCAGGAGTACGAGCCCTCGCGCGCGCTGGCCGATCTGCAGCGGCTGGAAGGGCTCGCCGACGGCGACATCGACACCAACCTGTACCGGCGGGCCGGGGCAGCGGATGACCAATGGCGTTTCACGCTCTATGTCACCGGCGCCGAGGTGTCGCTGAGCCGCATCCTGCCGCTGCTGCACAGCCTCGGCGTCGAGGTGGTCGAGGAGCGGCCCTACGGGCTCGATCTCCCGGGCGGTGCCCGCCGCTGGATCTACGACTTCGGGCTGCGGATCCCGGTGACGGCGCTGCGCGGCGCGTCGGTCCCCGCCGCGCCCGGCGCGCCGACGGTGTCCGAGGACGACCTGCGCCGCCGGTTCGCCGACGCCGTCGCCGCGATGTGGTTCGGCCGCACCGAGATCGACGGTCTCAACGAGCTGGTGCTGCGGGCCGGTCTGGGCTGGCGGGAGGTGTCGATGCTGCGCGCGTACGCCAAGTACCTGCAGCAGGTCGGCTTCGCCTACACCTTCGGCAACATCACCCGCGTACTGCTGACGCAGCCGACCACGGCGCGCTCGTTCGCCGAACTGTTCGAGGCCTACTTCGATCCGGAGGGCGTCGGGCCGGTGGCCTCCGCGCGCGCCGCGGCCGCCGCCGAGCGGTTGCAGGGCGAGATCGACGCGGTCGTCAGTCTCGACACCGACCGCATCCTGCGCGCGATTCTGGGCCTGATCACCGCGACACTGCGCACCAACTACTACCGCACCGACGACAGCGGCAACCTCACCGAATACCTCTCGTTCAAGTTCGACCCGCACTCGATCACCGAATTGCCCAGGCCCAAGCCGCAATTCGAGATCTTCGTGTATTCGCCGCGGGTCGAGGGCGTGCATCTGCGGTTCGGTCCGGTGGCGCGCGGCGGGTTGCGGTGGTCGGACCGTTTGGAGGATTTCCGCACCGAGATCCTGGGTCTGGTGAAGGCCCAGGCGGTCAAGAACGCGGTGATCGTGCCGGTGGGCGCGAAGGGTGGCTTCGTGGTGAAGCATCCGCCCGCCGCGACGGGCGACGCGGCGGTGGATCGGCAGGCGTTGCAGGCCGAGGGCGTCGCTTGCTATCGCACCTTCATCTCGGGTCTGCTGGACGTGACCGACAACGTCGACCACAACACCGGCGAGGTGCTACCGCCCGCCCGGGTGGTGCGCCGCGACAGCGACGACACCTACCTGGTGGTCGCCGCCGACAAGGGCACGGCCACCTTCTCCGACATCGCGAACGACGTCGCCAAATCCTACGGATTCTGGCTCGGCGACGCCTTCGCCTCCGGTGGCTCGGCCGGCTACGACCACAAGGCGATGGGTATTACCGCCAAGGGTGCGTGGGAGTCGGTGAAGCGGCATTTCGCGGAGATGGATATCGATACGCAGTCGCAGGAGTTCACTGTGGTGGGTGTCGGTGACATGTCGGGGGATGTGTTCGGTAACGGGATGTTGTTGTCGGAGCACATTCGGTTGGTGGCCGCGTTCGATCATCGGCATATCTTCTTGGATCCCGATCCTGATGCGGCGCGGTCGTTCGCGGAGCGGCGGCGGTTGTTCGAGTTGCCGCGGTCGTCGTGGCGCGATTACGACGCGTCGGTGATCAGCGAGGGCGGCGGCGTCTACGACCGCGGCGCCAAGGCGGTGCCGGTCTCGCCACAGGTGCGGGCGGCGCTCGGCCTGAACCCGGGTGTCACCACGCTGTCCCCGCCGGAGCTGATCAAGGCGATCCTGCTGGCGCCGGTGGATCTGCTGTGGAACGGCGGCATCGGCACCTACATCAAGGCCGCGGGCGAGACCAACGCCGATGTCGGTGACAAGTCCAATGATTCGGTGCGTGTCGACGCGAACCAGTTGCAGGTCAAGGTGATCGGCGAGGGCGGCAACCTCGGTGCGACCGCACTCGGCCGAGTCGAATTCTGCCGCAACGGTGGCCGGATGAACACCGACGCGCTGGACAATTCGGCCGGAGTGGACTGCTCCGATCACGAGGTCAACATCAAGGTCCTCATCGACAGCCTGGTGTCGGCGGGCGAACTGCCCGCCGAGGAACGCAACGCGCTGCTCGCCTCGATGACCGACGAGGTCTCCGAACTGGTGTTGCGCGACAACATCTCCCAGAACTTCCGCATGGGCCTGTCGCGCGCGCACGCGGCGCCGATGCTGGAGGTCCACCGGCGGATGATCGCGGAACTGGAGAACCGGCGCGGGGTGGATCGCACGCTCGAGGCCCTGCCCTCGGACGCGGAGATCGATCGGCGCGCCGCGGCGGGCACCGGACTCACCTCCCCGGAGCTGGCCAACCTGCTCGCCCACGTGAAGCTGTCGCTCAAGGACGATCTGCTGGCCGGAAACCTGTTGGACCAGTCGGCTTTCGAGACGCTGCTGCCGACGTACTTCCCGGCGCCGGTGCGGGAACGGTTCGGCGCCGCCATCAAGCGGCATCCGCTGCGGCGGCAGATCCTCGCCACCATGGTCGTCAACGACATGGTCGACCTCGGCGGCACCAGCTACGCCTTCCGCCTGGCCGAGGAGATCGGCGCCACCACCGAGGACGCCGTGCGCGCCTACACCGCCGCGGTGGAGATCTTCGATCTGCGGTCGCTGTGGCAGCGGATCCGGACCGCGGCGCTGCCCACGTCGGTGCGTGACGAGCTGGAACTGGAGACCAAGCGCACCCTCGACCGCGCCTCGCGCTGGTTGCTGATCAACCGGCCGCAGCCGCTGGCCATCGGCGCGGGCATCGCCCGCTACCGCGACGGCGTGCGCGCCTTGGCCGACGCCGTGCCCGCGCGGCGGCCCGGTCCGGTCGCCGACGACGTGCTGCGGCGCTCGCAGGGCGCGATCGACCGCGGCGCGCCCCGGGAGCTGGCCGAGGAGGTGTACCTGCTCATCCACCGCTTCACGCTGCTGGACGTGCTCGACATCGCCGACATCTGCGGCCGCGACGCCGCCGAGGTGGCCGCGCTGTACTACACGCTCGACAAGCACTTCGAGATTCAGCGGCTGCTCACCGCGGTCGCCCGCCTCGATCGGGGCGACCGGTGGCGCACGCTGGCCCGGCTCGCCGTGCGCGACGATCTGTACGACTCGCTGCGCGCGCTCACCGTCGACGTGCTCACCACCACCGAGCCGCTGGAGAGCACCGAGGAGAAGATCGCCTACTGGGAGTCGACCAACCGGTCACGGCTGGTGCGCGCCCGGGCGGCGCTCGCGGAGATCGACGCCACCGGCAGCTACGACCTGGCCACGCTGTCGGTCGCGGCCCGCCAGGTGCGCAGCATGGTCAGCAGCGGTGAACCGGTGACCGCGGCCAAGCCCGCGGCCGACCAAGCCTGA